The Eubalaena glacialis isolate mEubGla1 chromosome 3, mEubGla1.1.hap2.+ XY, whole genome shotgun sequence nucleotide sequence ACGCTTTTAGCTTGTCCCTCTCTCTTCAGCGTTATTGGGCTTCTGAAAAGAATCATGAGAGGGAAATGGCTCCTTCTTTGCTTCACTGAGCTGTACCTGCGTCTTGTCCCGTAGGTGGCTCGTAAGTTGGTGATTATTGAGGGAGACTTGGAACGCACAGAGGAGCGAGCTGAGCTGGCAGAGTCGTGAGTATCTTGCTCCCCAAATCTTGCCATACCATTCTGTTCCTTCCCCTTTGGCTTGGGCACTAATGTGAATAAACTAGCATTCCTTCAACCTTGTTAAACAGGACCTAGAGAGTGGGAGTCATctagaatgcttttttttttttttttttagccctaaGAATGGCTTTGGGCTTTCTTACTCTCTTAACTAGTGACAAGTCACAAATGAGGTCACTTGTTCTTCATTGAGAGGAAAATGAAACCTAAAAAAATGGTGAACTGTTAACCGGCAGGCCCTACTGGGTCCTTCCAACTGGGTTCTGCTTCTCCTTGAGGCATTGAAGTGGCTGTGCCGACTTAAGATCTGTCTCTGTTTTTACCACTTTGCCAAGCTGCTGGGGAACTTTAGGGCAAAGGCAGGCATGACTTGCTCCCCTGTTGGCACCTTCTGGGCCTTGTTTAACGAAGTCCGTGCTGATGCATATTTATTTGTGCTTCCCTTGCATTCCCCTCTCCTAGACGTGACATATCATGACCATGGTgatgttttcttcccattttttgattttttaatttttttttccattttgctgcTTGTTTCCTTGCTGTGTTCCTTTTTGacctttctccctccccacaaCCTGGCTTGTGTGATCCCTGTGACTATCACTAACAGCCGTTGCCGAGAGATGGATGAGCAGATCAGACTGATGGACCAGAACCTGAAGTGTCTGAGTGCTGCTGAAGAAAAGGTACTAACCATTGAACCCACAGAGAGGTTATACGTAtggtgtggttttgttttgttttgttttgttttgcagctGCCTCCCCTCCACTGGTTGATTTGTTGAGTGCTTTTTCATCTCTTCATGGAATGCTCCATTCCTCTCCACTTACTTGGCATCTTTCATCTCTTCTTTCCTAATTGCTTTACTGCCTCTCCACAGGGTCTCACCTTCCCTTGGGTGATTTGTGGGACTATTTGGGTTGGGCATCtgttcccacctccaccccaggtaGCAGTTATGATTTGTTCCTGGTAGTGATTTCTATCAAGTGTTTTCTTTATTAGTATCCAAACATTCTGAGTCCCAGCCCAGGAGGGTCCAGCTCCTGACATGCTCTATGGTAGAGGGAGGAGGGTTGATGCTTGCTCAGATTACCTGGGaacttctcttttccccagtgTGCCTTCCAACTCTCTCTACATATAGGTACAATtcatgtctgtgtgtctctctccttttttttattctcttcttcccctttcctctcctgcggtatttaaaatattcacagtAAGTGTTCtgagctggaggaggagctgaagAATGTCACCAACAACCTCAAGTCTCTTGAGGCTCAGGCGGAGAAGGTAGGGGCTGGTTTGTAAAAGTGACAGGCTTTGGGGCCtgggcccagctctgcccttgaTGAAAGACTGGAGAAACCCATTCCTTATGTAATCCAGTGAGAAGTATCCACCTACTCTCTCTCCAGATTCTGGGTTTAATGCTAATTCCTGTGCACATTGATTGCTGTAGTTAAAATAACTTCTTGGTCTCAGGTGACTGGGGTCATGTTCTCCTCTGGCTGATACTGCTATGCTGACAGAAGGGGGCAACAAATAGTATCAGATCTGAGACCTAATGAGCAATCAAGACAGATGACTTGTCTTTATCTTCTTGTGGGACTCTTTTAGCCATGTGGCCTCAAGGTGTCACCACACCTACTCATTAACCTGGAGGCAGGAAGAATACCTTCCTGGGTTGATCTGAATAAGATCAAAGCTTaggtccattttaaaaataaaggttctggggacttccgtggtggcctggtggttaagactccatgctcccaattccgggggcacaggttcgatccctggtcagggaactaagatcctgcatgccactcggccaaaaataaaaaaattttaaaaataaataaaggtccTGGAGGATTCTGAGGGTATCATGGCTCTAAGGACATTGATTTATGGATTTTAAGGACTGTTGTCCCAAAACGGCCTTGCTCTTTCTCATGGATCATTCAGCATATTAAATCCAAGAGGATGTTCAGTGTAAAAGTAAATGTCAGGAGGGGGGTATTGTCTGTGTGAGTAATTTCTATTCTGAAATGTTTATTCTACTTCTCTTACAGTACTctcaaaaagaagacaaatatgaGGAAGAGATAAAGATTCTTACTGATAAACTCAAGGAGGTGAGCTGAGGGGATTATAAGGAAGGACCCAAAACATTTAGAGGCATGTAAGGCATTAATGTAGACTTAGACTAGCTGGCTTTGGTTCTGAAAGGTATAGAAGTAGAAGGTGGAAGAAGTAGAGATCCTTCTCTGTCTTACTCATCTCTGATTCTGACTGATTTCATGTTTCCCCCAGGCAGAGACCCGTGCTGAGTTTGCTGAGAGATCAGTAGCCAAGCTGGAAAAGACAATTGATGATTTGGAAGGTATGGAGCCTGGGTGAgggattaaaataaagaaatctagAGGATGACCTTGCCCTTTGACCGTTAGCCTCTTCCCCTGTACACCAAAGGGAGTTGGTAATGACTTGGCATGCATCCTACACCCTGCCCTGTGCCACAGCTAGGTGAAGTGGGTCAAATCCTGGAAGTGGATTTTTACACTTACTCTTCCTGTAAAAAGACTTTACCTAATATTCTGGAATTTGCATCCTTCCCTTGGAGGAGACTGGTAATAGCATGTACCTTCATGTCACCCCATGGCTACTTTTGGCAATCTTGTTCACCACTCAACTTGTGGGGGACCTCACTAAGAGATGCAGCAGTGGAATGACCACTTCTCAGAGCTGACCGATGCCAGGGGCTTTCTAAATACTTCCTGCCCCCATGATTTGGCAACTGCATCTACCCTAACAAGGGAAAGTTTGTACTTTGCTCTGAGAACTCTAAGATATGCTCCTTTGGTACACTCTGGGTAGCAGGATATTCTTTGCGAGAGTTTTGCGGAGGCAACCTGTAGAGCAAAGGGGCCAACGATATTGGTCACAATGGGTAGGTAAAGAAGAAGTGTCTGAATATTAAtgtgtattttctcctttttctatgtTTGTTAAATTCAGCATTATCACTGCTAAGAATTGGGTTAACTGGGTGGGAATGGTATCCTCTTGAGTGCCTTTGGTAATTGGAATTTCTAGTCATGACTATGCCCAGGTTCTCAACCTTTACTGCAGTTGATTAGAGGCGTCAAGAAGTCCCGTTGGTCCTGGGGACAGTGGATCTGAAAATGGCCAGTCATGGCAACCAGGATAGATGTTCTCCTGACTGGGATTAGACCCATGGTCACACTTTCCCTAATTTCTAATGATTCCCTCTCTTCATCTGCTTCTGATACCTTTTACTCTGTCCCCTCGTTCCTCCCTGTGGTTCCTGTGCCTGTCCAGATGAGCTCTATGCCCAGAAACTGAAGTACAAGGCCATTAGCGAGGAGCTGGACCACGCCCTCAATGACATGACCTCTATGTAACTATCTGACAGCAGAGTGGGGCTGGGACCTTGGCttgtgggtgggtgggggtgtaggCTGTGCATAGTGTGCTCTGGTTTTGTCTTCTGAAAACTAGAATCTCCACTCTTATCTTTAAAACACTGGTGCTGGTTACTTGTTGGCAAAAGCTGGGGAGGCATTTGATCCTGGATCAGTGGTAGCACCCTGATCTACaagtaatttttgtattttttattcataGTCCCTTCATTATGACACCAGGATTTTTCTATCTGTTTCTCAAATTTAGTCTCAGAAGGGCTACTGATGAAGACAGAATCATGTCATCATATAATTTAAGGAACTAGGGCCCAGAGAGCCAGTGACTTGGGCCCTAGCATCTTACAACAAAACTCAGACTTCATGGGTGTATATGATGCCCTGATATTAAAGTTTAGGGGAAACACCCATGATTGGAAATAACCAAATTCACCTAAAAATCGAGCTGAGTCCCAGAGCAAGCCAGGTAGTAAAAAGCACCAAAAAGAGTTGTT carries:
- the TPM3 gene encoding tropomyosin alpha-3 chain isoform X10, with product MMQRRGPSASSGKWREKGGPGNRGMKVIENRALKDEEKMELQEIQLKEAKHIAEEADRKYEEVARKLVIIEGDLERTEERAELAESRCREMDEQIRLMDQNLKCLSAAEEKYSQKEDKYEEEIKILTDKLKEAETRAEFAERSVAKLEKTIDDLEDKLKCTKEEHLCTQRMLDQTLLDLNEM